In Xenopus laevis strain J_2021 chromosome 2S, Xenopus_laevis_v10.1, whole genome shotgun sequence, a genomic segment contains:
- the LOC108709061 gene encoding short transient receptor potential channel 2-like: ILHSQQANWREIVNKKLKFPVNLVNAIHDGSLLQVQQLLQVGDGMLRQLDDTEDRSWREALNLAIRTGNEEIMKTLLHCVKFDFRQIHEALLVAVDTNQPHVVKMLLDRLDQEKGIKMDIKSFSLAFFDNSIDNSRFAPGVTPLTLACEKDLYEIVEMLMKKGHVITTPHKISCACMECSNGRKYDLLKFSLSRINTYKGIASRAYLSIANEDAMLSAFKLSRELKRLSRKEPEFKPEYLSLENLSQEFAVELLGMCRNQSEVTAVLNDCGDDGDEEELDNQAFEEGIPNLARLRLAVHHNQKRFVAHPICQQVLSSIWSGKLSGWRGSNTIWKIFIACTIFISMPLLCMVYWLAPKSKVGKILKIPVIKFLLHSASYLWFLIFLLLESMIMEQRHDIYEGRNQAIWQNSFHMIWVAGFLWHECKEVWIEGLRSYFLDWWNFLDIVTISMYLASFSLRILVFVKGYLACLELPDSDVCFYFTKSERNEWNTEDPQFIAEVLFAVTSMLSFTRLAYILPAHETLGTLQISIGKMIDDMIRFMFILMIILTAFLCGLNNIYVNYPDSQTLGNFNETFQFLFWTMFQMVERTTVDMNHYVVAEFVGRALYGLFTIVMVIVLLNMLIAMITNSFQKIEDDADVEWKFARSKLYLSYFREGLTLPVPFNIIPTPKALFYFIRRVCRFICCYKPKKKQEYPPIASISNRAVGGDIFAGESRESYRLQVIKALVQRYIDTARREFEESRRKDLGNRITELNKNVIRLQSEVKNLRRSVVDQAGSGTNKSNENMLSQYIMKVKDSFQSYDQESINSSKESPEVTVHQNNDRGLVPEDDCPPYPEEVFTNRVAANGETNHLHENEAM, encoded by the exons ATTCTGCATTCCCAGCAAGCCAACTGGAGGGAGATTGTCAACAAGAAGCTGAAGTTCCCTGTCAATCTTGTCAATGCCATCCATGATGGAAGTCTCCTACAGGTGCAACAGCTGCTCCAGGTGGGCGATGGAATGCTGCGCCAATTGGACGACACAGAAGACCGGTCATGGCGAGAGGCCCTCAACCTGGCCATCCGCACAGGGAACGAGGAGATCATGAAGACCTTGCTGCACTGTGTGAAGTTTGACTTCCGGCAGATCCATGAGGCCCTTCTGGTGGCAGTAGACACCAACCAACCACATGTGGTCAAGATGTTACTGGATCGGCTGGACCAGGAGAAAGGGATTAAGATGGACATCAAGTCCTTCTCTTTGGCCTTTTTTGACAACTCCATTGACAACTCCCGTTTTGCCCCTGGGGTGACCcctctgaccttggcctgtgagaAGGATCTGTATGAGATTGTTGAGATGCTGATGAAGAAGGGTCATGTGATCACAACCCCGCACAAGATCTCCTGCGCATGCATGGAGTGCAGCAATGGGCGCAAGTATGATCTCCTCAAATTCTCCCTTTCCCGCATCAACACCTACAAGGGCATTGCCAGCAGGGCTTACCTGTCCATTGCCAATGAGGATGCCATGCTAAGTGCCTTCAAACTAAGCCGTGAGCTGAAGCGCCTTTCTAGGAAGGAACCTGAATTTAAG CCGGAATATCTGAGCCTGGAGAACCTGAGCCAGGAATTTGCTGTGGAACTTTTGGGCATGTGCAGGAACCAGAGTGAGGTGACAGCGGTGCTGAATGACTGTGGCGATGACGGTGATGAAGAAGAGTTGGACAATCAAGCCTTCGAGGAGGGGATCCCTAACCTTGCCCGGCTCCGTCTCGCTGTTCATCACAACCAAAAGAGG TTTGTGGCGCACCCCATCTGCCAGCAGGTCCTCTCCTCCATCTGGAGTGGGAAACTTTCTGGCTGGAGGGGCAGCAACACCATCTGGAAAATCTTCATCGCTTGCACCATCTTTATTTCTATGCCCCTCCTGTGCATGGTGTACTGGCTGGCACCCAAATCCAAG GTTGGGAAAATCTTAAAAATCCCAGTAATTAAGTTCCTTCTTCACTCCGCTTCTTATCTGTGGTTCCTCATCTTCCTCTTGCTGGAGTCGATGATCATGGAGCAGAGACATGACATCTACGAGGGCAGGAACCAGGCCATCTGGCAGAATTCCTTTCACATGATCTGGGTGGCAG GTTTCCTATGGCACGAGTGCAAGGAGGTCTGGATCGAAGGGCTGCGCAGTTACTTCTTGGACTGGTGGAACTTCTTGGACATTGTGACCATTAGTATGTATCTGGCCTCCTTCTCCCTCAGGATTCTGGTCTTTGTGAAGGGCTACCTGGCCTGCCTGGAACTCCCTGACTCCGACGTCTGTTTCTACTTCACCAAATCAG AAAGGAATGAGTGGAACACAGAGGACCCCCAGTTCATTGCTGAGGTTCTTTTTGCGGTGACCAGTATGCTCAGCTTCACTCGCCTGGCCTACATCCTACCTGCCCACGAGACTCTGGGGACTCTACAGATTTCTATTGGCAAAATGATTGATGATATGATACG GTTCATGTTTATCCTGATGATTATTCTCACTGCCTTTCTGTGTGGACTGAACAACATCTACGTGAATTACCCCGACTCCCAAACACTGGGAAA CTTCAACGAGACCTTCCAGTTCCTGTTCTGGACAATGTTCCAGATGGTGGAGAGGACGACGGTGGACATGAATCACTATGTCGTGGCTGAATTTGTGGGTCGGGCTCTGTATGGTCTCTTCACCATCGTCATGGTCATTGTGCTGCTCAACATGCTCATAGCCATGATCACCAACTCCTTCCAGAAGATCGAG GACGATGCTGACGTGGAGTGGAAATTCGCTCGCTCAAAGCTGTATCTTTCCTACTTCAGAGAAGGTCTGACGCTCCCCGTGCCCTTCAACATCATCCCCACACCTAAAGCCCTCTTCTACTTCATAAG GAGAGTGTGCAGATTTATATGCTGTTACAAACCCAAGAAAAAGCAAGAGTACCCCCCAATTGCCAGCATT TCCAACAGAGCAGTAGGTGGAGATATATTTGCTGGAGAGAGTCGGGAGTCGTACCGCCTGCAGGTGATAAAGGCCTTGGTGCAGAGATACATAGACACCGCCAGGAGGGAGTTTGAGGAGAGCAGGAGGAAAG ATCTGGGCAACCGCATCACTGAGCTGAACAAGAACGTGATCCGCCTTCAGTCAGAAGTGAAAAACCTGAGACGTTCGGTGGTGGATCAGGCTGGGTCTGGCACAAACAAGAGCAATGAGAACATGCTGAGCCAGTACATCATGAAGGTGAAGGACAGCTTCCAAAGCTACGACCAAGAGTCCATCAACTCCAGTAAGGAATCACCAGAAGTCACCGTCCACCAGAACAATGACCGGGGCCTCGTGCCAGAGGATGACTGTCCCCCCTACCCCGAGGAGGTCTTTACCAACAGAGTGGCCGCGAATGGGGAAACCAATCATCTGCATGAGAATGAGGCTATGTAG